A genomic region of Magnolia sinica isolate HGM2019 chromosome 6, MsV1, whole genome shotgun sequence contains the following coding sequences:
- the LOC131249883 gene encoding putative lipid-binding protein At4g00165 produces the protein MACNSALFIFFLSFIFFDGAYSTHGPCPPVTTPKPPPKSPSVTIPKSPPNSPTFPKNTLKWGACVDLLAGLVHLVEGTVPSSKCCSLVKGVSDLEAAVCLCTTTKGNALATKIDVPVAFTLLVNACGKKIPPCYKCA, from the coding sequence ATGGCTTGTAATTCAGCTCTTTTCATATTCTTCCTCAGCTTCATCTTCTTCGATGGTGCATATTCCACACATGGGCCATGCCCACCTGTGACCACACCCAAGCCTCCACCCAAGTCTCCTTCTGTGACCATACCCAAGTCTCCACCCAATTCTCCCACATTCCCCAAAAACACCCTCAAGTGGGGCGCATGCGTCGACTTGCTCGCCGGGCTAGTACACTTGGTCGAAGGCACCGTGCCGAGCAGCAAGTGCTGCTCTTTGGTGAAAGGTGTTAGCGATCTCGAAGCAGCTGTGTGCCTTTGTACAACCACCAAGGGGAATGCGTTGGCCACTAAGATCGACGTCCCTGTCGCATTCACCTTGCTTGTTAATGCGTGTGGGAAGAAGATCCCTCCATGCTATAAGTGTGCCTAA